From Phaeobacter sp. A36a-5a, the proteins below share one genomic window:
- a CDS encoding AI-2E family transporter, with translation MLNSMLSDRAARMMLLILTALALGLALYVSKPILAPIIFAVVVGIVVSPIADRLQGIGVARVIVASSLLLFSCAIIVLLFLSLEPLISGVVEDLPKIKREIKSWVYMMSGLLRGIEAISQEIEQTVGTRGAEADVASGFPTLMDALWVAPNFGAQVFIFIGTLFFFVLTRTDIYAAAGALGKRLYRAEHEVARYFAAVTIVNAGLGVATAIGLAVIGIDSALIWGLAAMLLNFILYLGPLMMITGLTFVGMTQLGGAAALLPPALFLGLNLIEAQFVTPAFVGHQLHLSPLVVFLAIVFGLWIWGPVGAIVALPTLLWAGQLLRASSEARRSQGPDTQPS, from the coding sequence ATGCTCAATTCGATGCTGTCCGACCGTGCGGCGCGCATGATGCTGCTCATTCTGACGGCGCTTGCCCTCGGCCTTGCACTCTATGTATCCAAACCGATCCTTGCGCCCATCATATTTGCCGTGGTGGTGGGAATTGTCGTCTCACCGATTGCCGACCGGCTACAGGGCATTGGCGTGGCCCGCGTGATCGTCGCGAGCAGCCTTCTGCTATTCTCCTGCGCCATCATCGTGCTGCTATTCCTGTCGCTGGAGCCTCTGATCTCGGGCGTTGTTGAAGATCTCCCCAAAATCAAACGTGAAATCAAAAGCTGGGTCTACATGATGTCCGGCCTCCTGCGCGGCATCGAAGCCATCAGCCAGGAGATTGAACAAACCGTCGGGACACGCGGCGCCGAGGCGGATGTGGCCAGCGGGTTTCCGACGCTGATGGATGCGCTCTGGGTGGCGCCCAACTTTGGTGCGCAGGTGTTTATCTTCATCGGCACGCTGTTCTTCTTCGTGCTGACACGTACGGATATCTATGCTGCTGCGGGGGCATTGGGCAAACGGCTCTACCGCGCGGAACATGAGGTGGCGCGCTACTTCGCTGCTGTGACGATCGTCAACGCAGGGCTTGGTGTCGCCACCGCAATCGGCCTTGCCGTGATCGGCATCGACAGCGCGCTGATCTGGGGGCTGGCGGCCATGCTGCTGAACTTCATCCTGTATCTCGGCCCGTTGATGATGATCACCGGCCTGACATTCGTCGGGATGACCCAGCTTGGCGGTGCGGCGGCGCTGCTGCCGCCGGCATTGTTCCTTGGGCTGAACCTTATCGAGGCGCAGTTTGTCACCCCGGCTTTTGTCGGTCATCAGCTACATCTGAGCCCGCTGGTGGTGTTTCTCGCAATTGTCTTTGGCCTGTGGATCTGGGGTCCGGTGGGCGCGATCGTGGCGCTGCCGACGTTGCTGTGGGCCGGTCAGTTGCTTCGCGCCTCCTCAGAGGCACGCCGGTCACAAGGCCCCGATACCCAGCCAAGTTGA
- a CDS encoding phospholipase D family protein produces MPTCETQDDAATDPEVFEVLVTAAEAWPAFERAVLSAKTEVRASFRIFDFSTALLSDEARAIGDTWADLVEHVVARGVHFHLVVSDFDPVMGQELHQKTKSTVAQAQEIAVRLARRATDDPVGDLHVEGALHPARAGLLPRLAFGPFIKMKKNKISDRRPTGPAGATGFPSRGLSDTPDDGLLPEVRPVTHHQKLAVIDETLLYVGGLDLNERRRDTLEHDEPSQQTWADVQVLVSGPEAREAAQHLRHFQRYVAGKEHPPEGKLIRRTISAPRRFGFWALSPRTVLREIEEDYLAAFERAEHLIYLETQFLRSSVLADGLAAAARRNPDLSLILVLPALPDDVAFEGNRDLDARYGMALQGQALDTLQAAFGSRATIASPVQPILADREAPSVLAGSPVIYVHSKVLIVDDSFAMVGSANMNGRSMRWDTEVALRITRKDRVAETWRAMCNHWWDQGQMPDEARRLETASDWWRAEVARNGLRLPESRNGFLVPHDPDKMADLQQPLPGATEDVV; encoded by the coding sequence ATGCCGACCTGCGAAACACAGGATGACGCGGCGACGGATCCAGAGGTCTTTGAGGTTCTGGTGACCGCTGCCGAGGCATGGCCTGCGTTTGAGCGGGCGGTGCTCAGCGCCAAAACAGAGGTGCGTGCCAGTTTCCGTATCTTCGACTTCTCTACCGCATTGCTGAGCGACGAGGCGCGCGCCATCGGCGACACATGGGCGGATCTGGTCGAACATGTGGTTGCCCGAGGTGTCCATTTTCATCTGGTTGTCAGCGATTTCGACCCGGTGATGGGCCAGGAGCTGCATCAGAAAACCAAAAGCACCGTGGCGCAGGCGCAGGAAATCGCCGTGCGCCTTGCGCGCCGCGCGACCGATGATCCGGTCGGTGACCTTCATGTCGAGGGCGCGCTGCATCCGGCGCGGGCAGGTTTGTTGCCACGGTTGGCCTTTGGCCCGTTCATCAAGATGAAGAAGAACAAGATCTCGGACCGCAGGCCAACCGGACCAGCAGGCGCCACCGGGTTCCCCAGTCGTGGCCTGTCCGATACCCCCGACGATGGTCTTCTTCCCGAAGTGCGCCCGGTCACCCACCATCAGAAGCTGGCGGTGATTGACGAAACCCTACTCTATGTCGGCGGGCTGGATCTCAACGAGCGCCGCCGCGATACGCTGGAGCATGATGAGCCGTCACAGCAGACCTGGGCAGATGTCCAGGTGCTGGTCAGCGGCCCCGAGGCCCGCGAGGCCGCGCAGCATTTGCGGCATTTTCAACGCTATGTCGCGGGCAAGGAACACCCGCCTGAAGGCAAATTGATCCGCCGGACGATTTCCGCGCCGCGTCGTTTCGGATTCTGGGCGCTGTCCCCCCGCACGGTATTGCGCGAGATCGAAGAGGATTATCTCGCCGCCTTCGAACGCGCCGAACATCTGATCTATCTCGAAACCCAGTTTCTGCGCTCCAGCGTACTGGCCGACGGGCTTGCCGCTGCCGCCAGACGTAACCCGGACCTCTCTCTTATTCTGGTGCTGCCCGCGCTGCCCGATGATGTGGCTTTTGAGGGCAACCGGGATCTGGATGCGCGCTATGGTATGGCCTTGCAGGGGCAGGCGCTGGACACATTGCAAGCAGCTTTTGGCAGCCGCGCGACCATCGCCAGCCCGGTACAGCCGATCCTGGCCGATCGCGAGGCGCCCTCAGTGCTGGCAGGCTCACCTGTGATCTATGTCCACAGCAAGGTGCTGATTGTTGACGATAGTTTTGCGATGGTCGGGTCTGCGAACATGAACGGGCGGTCGATGCGCTGGGACACTGAGGTGGCGCTGCGCATCACCCGCAAGGACCGCGTGGCCGAAACCTGGCGCGCGATGTGCAACCACTGGTGGGATCAGGGCCAGATGCCGGATGAGGCGCGCAGGCTGGAGACAGCGTCGGACTGGTGGCGCGCAGAAGTCGCACGCAATGGCCTGCGCCTGCCGGAGTCGCGCAACGGCTTTCTGGTGCCCCATGATCCGGACAAAATGGCCGATCTTCAGCAGCCCCTTCCGGGCGCGACCGAGGATGTGGTCTGA